The following are encoded in a window of Chitinophagaceae bacterium genomic DNA:
- a CDS encoding DUF4294 domain-containing protein: MLAAKSNSLQAQQLGINDTITVEAIVYNGDTIESKTLSNLDLYAKYPPGKTSLYAQWNRLRNAVFVTYPYAIKAGVVLNDINLHLEGVTDKSKRRKYIKSREKELKKEFSDPLTNLSIYQGKVLMKLINRETGNNCYEIIKEYKGGLTARFYQTVAFFFSSNLKQPYDPAGTDLQIERFVQECCRMYGYNYVPGKPLKQM, from the coding sequence ATGCTGGCTGCAAAGAGCAATTCCCTGCAGGCGCAGCAGCTTGGCATCAATGATACCATCACGGTGGAAGCCATTGTGTACAATGGGGATACCATCGAGTCAAAAACATTATCCAACCTCGACCTGTATGCAAAATACCCCCCGGGGAAAACTTCCTTGTATGCCCAATGGAACCGGTTGCGCAATGCCGTATTTGTCACCTACCCGTATGCGATCAAGGCAGGCGTGGTATTGAATGACATAAACCTGCACCTGGAAGGCGTTACCGATAAATCCAAAAGGAGGAAATACATCAAATCGAGGGAGAAGGAACTAAAAAAGGAGTTTTCCGACCCGCTCACCAACCTTTCCATTTACCAGGGCAAAGTGCTGATGAAACTGATCAACCGGGAGACCGGCAACAACTGCTACGAGATCATCAAGGAATACAAGGGGGGACTGACCGCCCGCTTTTACCAGACCGTTGCTTTCTTCTTCAGCAGCAACCTGAAACAACCCTATGATCCTGCCGGGACCGACCTGCAGATAGAACGTTTTGTGCAGGAGTGTTGCCGGATGTATGGTTACAATTACGTGCCCGGCAAGCCCTTAAAGCAGATGTAA
- a CDS encoding agmatinase family protein, giving the protein MTDLSNFDPNSVGNPNNNIFGLPFSEEDARLVIVPVPWEVTVSYNAGTARAPEHIFKSSLQVDLYDPEVKDGWKQGFYMRPCDKKVLMKSDYLRKEAELYINYIAQGEIVADNKFMCKSQKEINEGSLFLNNWVFEQTKGLLDKGKLVGLLGGDHSTPFGFFKAIAETQGDFGILQIDAHCDLRKGYEGFKYSHASIMYNALEEIPQLKKLVQVGIRDYCGEEVDYIAASNGRVVTYFDKDIKERQYEGQYWKQVAAEIIDQLPEKVFISFDIDGLDPKLCPHTGTPVQGGFEAEQVFYLFKKLMQSGRRIIGFDLNEVGVSQDEWDENVGARCLFRLCNLLIASNPA; this is encoded by the coding sequence ATGACTGATCTTTCGAATTTTGATCCCAACTCGGTTGGCAATCCCAACAACAACATTTTTGGTTTACCCTTTTCTGAAGAGGATGCAAGGCTGGTGATCGTTCCCGTACCCTGGGAGGTAACGGTTAGCTACAATGCCGGTACAGCAAGGGCCCCCGAGCACATTTTTAAATCGAGCCTGCAGGTTGACCTGTACGATCCGGAAGTAAAGGACGGGTGGAAGCAGGGTTTTTACATGCGGCCCTGCGATAAAAAAGTGCTGATGAAAAGTGATTACCTGCGCAAGGAAGCGGAACTGTACATCAATTATATAGCACAGGGCGAGATCGTGGCCGATAATAAATTCATGTGCAAGTCGCAGAAGGAAATAAATGAAGGAAGCCTGTTCTTAAATAACTGGGTGTTTGAGCAAACGAAAGGATTGCTGGACAAAGGAAAACTGGTTGGCCTGCTGGGAGGCGATCACAGCACCCCATTTGGTTTTTTTAAAGCCATTGCGGAAACGCAGGGCGATTTCGGCATATTGCAGATCGATGCGCACTGCGACCTGCGGAAAGGATATGAAGGGTTCAAATATTCACATGCGTCCATCATGTACAATGCACTGGAAGAGATCCCGCAGCTTAAAAAGCTGGTGCAGGTTGGTATACGGGATTATTGCGGCGAAGAAGTGGATTATATTGCAGCAAGCAACGGCCGGGTGGTTACGTATTTCGACAAGGACATAAAAGAACGCCAGTATGAGGGACAGTACTGGAAGCAGGTTGCTGCTGAAATAATTGACCAGCTTCCCGAAAAAGTGTTCATCAGTTTTGATATCGACGGGCTGGATCCAAAACTTTGTCCGCATACCGGAACCCCCGTGCAGGGAGGCTTTGAGGCCGAACAGGTTTTTTATCTCTTTAAAAAATTAATGCAAAGCGGGCGCAGGATCATCGGCTTCGACCTGAATGAAGTGGGTGTAAGCCAGGATGAGTGGGATGAGAATGTGGGGGCAAGGTGTTTGTTCCGGTTGTGCAACCTCCTGATCGCTTCAAACCCTGCCTGA
- a CDS encoding acyl-CoA desaturase gives MSVPKFSNVNRSTFHQELKRRVSNYFNESKKPVTGNFSLFFKAILFWSVYIALYVHVLFFTPDTWLAITECFIMGGLTAGIGFNVMHDGGQGSFSNSKFWNYIAAFSVNALGASAIMWNNKHNIIHHTYTNIDGVDDDIEIKPMLRMCPTQKKYFIHRFQHIYVWFLYTLLLLVWVFESDYRKYFSRKVGVVPIKKMSIFEHFAFWIAKLGYLFMMVILPIMLVGFVPWLVGFLIIAMFAGFVLSIVFQLAHTVEETAFPVPSEDINRIENEWAIHQVQTTANFATKNKLISWLVGGLNFQIEHHLFPKISHIHYPAISKIIKQTCQEYGIKYIEYRKMRHAIVSHASHLKRMGRV, from the coding sequence ATGTCTGTTCCAAAATTCTCAAACGTAAACCGCTCCACCTTTCACCAGGAACTCAAAAGAAGGGTGAGCAATTATTTCAACGAAAGCAAAAAACCGGTCACCGGCAATTTCAGCCTGTTCTTTAAGGCGATCCTGTTCTGGTCGGTTTACATTGCCCTGTATGTACACGTGCTGTTCTTCACGCCGGATACCTGGCTGGCCATCACGGAATGTTTCATCATGGGCGGACTGACGGCAGGCATTGGCTTCAATGTGATGCACGACGGCGGTCAAGGCAGTTTCAGCAACAGCAAATTCTGGAATTATATTGCGGCATTTTCAGTAAATGCATTGGGCGCAAGCGCCATCATGTGGAACAACAAACACAACATCATTCATCATACCTATACCAATATCGACGGCGTGGATGATGATATTGAGATAAAGCCCATGCTGCGGATGTGCCCCACGCAGAAGAAATATTTCATTCACCGCTTCCAGCATATCTATGTCTGGTTCCTGTATACCCTGTTGTTGCTGGTTTGGGTATTTGAATCCGATTACCGAAAATACTTCAGCCGCAAAGTGGGTGTAGTGCCCATTAAAAAGATGAGCATCTTCGAACACTTCGCTTTCTGGATCGCCAAACTGGGTTACCTGTTCATGATGGTGATCCTTCCCATCATGCTGGTAGGGTTCGTACCCTGGCTGGTAGGCTTCCTCATCATTGCCATGTTTGCCGGTTTTGTTCTCAGCATTGTTTTCCAGCTGGCACATACCGTGGAGGAGACCGCATTCCCCGTTCCGAGCGAGGACATAAACAGGATCGAAAATGAGTGGGCCATACACCAGGTACAGACCACGGCCAATTTTGCCACAAAGAACAAACTCATTTCCTGGCTGGTAGGCGGACTGAACTTCCAGATCGAGCACCACCTCTTTCCAAAGATCTCACACATCCACTACCCTGCCATCAGCAAGATCATCAAACAGACCTGCCAGGAGTATGGTATAAAATACATTGAATACCGGAAGATGCGCCATGCCATCGTTTCGCATGCATCGCACCTGAAGCGTATGGGACGGGTCTGA
- the ccsA gene encoding cytochrome c biogenesis protein CcsA, producing MEFEGEHLLPGRIGQFFVLLAFVASIISTIAYFTASRKTDLVEKRSWTRFARLSFFTQLVSILVIFGIIFYICSNHFFEYLYAYKHASTELESKYLLACIWEGQEGSFLLWAIWHGILGLFIMFRIKEWEAPVMTVISLAQFFLMMMLLGLYVGDVRLGSNPFILTRNEIAGPIFSQPDYLTYIKDGVGLNVLLRNYWMVIHPPVLFLGFAATIIPFAFAYAGIQSKRYGDWVKPALPWALFGACVLGVGIMMGGKWAYESLSFGGYWAWDPVENASLVPWMILVAGLHTMVIYKATGHSLKASYLFAFLSFIFVLYSTFLTRTGILGDTSVHAFTDAGQAINVMILLFVVAFTVPSLVLFFMNLKKIPSEKKEENTNSREFWMFIGALVIFLAAIFIIAKTSIPVYNKILGTSIAQPEDVEFSYNKVIILVAIIIGLLSAIGQYFKYRKTESGQVLKKLALPTLLAAVITALFAVFYPIGYYKMGAGFLGAIYVALFASVYAFVANAMYIWSGLNGKLKAAGGSVAHLGFAMMLAGILFSSSNKEVISSSAANGINLQISGKDPLTKQTDNPTENLTLIRQVPAAMGPYEVTYLKDSLGNEKGRRFYELLFQRKDKATKKVVEEFRLNPDVYLMKGNNMSSNPDTKSYLGKDVFTFISYTINKENLPEDTAQFKIIELAEGDTGFYSKGMFILNRVVKNPDNEKYHFKPDDLALMADITFISKDSMHYKASPLVHIDQYGLNQVDDTVYAQNLYVKFAGVTENKARIGIKESDMIIEYVTLKAYIFPHINLVWLGLIIMSIGIVMSAVQRAKLSPFYGALALIASAAGLFYMFLLAN from the coding sequence ATGGAGTTTGAAGGCGAACACCTGTTACCCGGCCGGATCGGACAATTTTTTGTGCTGCTTGCATTCGTTGCATCCATCATTTCCACCATTGCTTATTTCACCGCTTCCCGGAAGACCGACCTGGTTGAAAAAAGGTCCTGGACCCGTTTTGCCCGGCTGAGCTTTTTTACGCAACTGGTTTCCATACTGGTCATCTTCGGCATCATCTTCTATATCTGCTCCAACCATTTCTTCGAATACCTGTATGCATACAAGCACGCATCCACGGAACTGGAATCAAAATATTTGCTGGCCTGTATCTGGGAAGGACAGGAAGGAAGTTTTTTATTATGGGCCATCTGGCACGGCATACTGGGGCTCTTCATCATGTTCAGGATAAAGGAATGGGAAGCCCCGGTGATGACGGTGATCAGTTTAGCCCAGTTCTTTTTAATGATGATGCTGCTGGGTTTATATGTTGGCGATGTCCGTTTGGGAAGCAACCCGTTCATTTTAACAAGGAACGAGATCGCCGGGCCCATTTTCAGCCAGCCGGATTATTTAACCTACATCAAAGACGGTGTGGGCCTCAACGTGCTGCTCCGCAATTACTGGATGGTGATCCATCCACCGGTTCTGTTCCTTGGATTTGCCGCTACCATCATCCCGTTTGCATTTGCCTATGCAGGCATTCAGTCCAAGCGCTATGGCGACTGGGTAAAACCGGCCCTTCCCTGGGCATTGTTCGGCGCCTGTGTGCTGGGTGTGGGGATCATGATGGGAGGAAAATGGGCCTATGAATCCCTTTCTTTCGGAGGTTACTGGGCATGGGACCCGGTGGAGAATGCATCGCTGGTGCCCTGGATGATACTGGTTGCCGGGCTGCATACGATGGTCATATACAAAGCCACGGGCCATTCACTGAAAGCAAGCTATCTTTTTGCATTCCTCAGTTTTATTTTTGTACTGTATTCCACGTTCTTAACAAGAACCGGTATCCTGGGCGATACTTCGGTGCATGCATTTACTGATGCAGGACAGGCCATCAATGTGATGATACTGCTCTTTGTTGTTGCATTCACGGTGCCATCCCTGGTATTGTTTTTCATGAACCTGAAAAAAATACCCTCGGAAAAAAAGGAAGAGAACACCAACTCCAGGGAGTTCTGGATGTTCATCGGCGCCCTGGTCATCTTCCTGGCAGCCATCTTCATCATTGCCAAAACATCCATACCGGTTTACAATAAAATATTAGGCACCAGCATTGCCCAGCCGGAAGACGTGGAATTCTCCTACAACAAAGTGATCATCCTTGTTGCCATCATCATTGGTTTGCTGAGCGCCATCGGGCAATATTTCAAATACAGGAAAACAGAATCCGGGCAGGTACTTAAAAAGCTGGCCCTGCCTACTTTGCTGGCAGCGGTCATTACTGCATTATTCGCCGTATTTTATCCCATCGGATACTATAAAATGGGCGCCGGATTTTTAGGCGCTATCTACGTGGCGCTGTTTGCATCCGTTTATGCATTTGTTGCCAACGCCATGTATATCTGGAGCGGGCTGAACGGCAAACTGAAAGCGGCCGGCGGATCAGTGGCACATCTTGGTTTTGCCATGATGCTGGCAGGGATCCTCTTCTCATCAAGCAACAAGGAAGTGATCAGCAGCAGTGCAGCCAATGGCATCAACCTGCAGATCTCCGGCAAAGACCCGCTGACCAAACAAACGGATAACCCCACGGAAAACCTTACGCTCATCCGCCAGGTGCCTGCCGCCATGGGACCTTATGAAGTTACTTACCTGAAAGATTCTTTGGGAAATGAAAAGGGCCGCCGTTTTTATGAACTGCTCTTTCAACGCAAAGACAAGGCCACAAAAAAAGTGGTGGAAGAATTCAGGCTGAACCCGGACGTATACCTGATGAAGGGAAACAACATGAGCAGCAATCCTGATACCAAGAGCTACCTGGGTAAGGATGTATTCACCTTCATCTCGTATACCATCAATAAAGAAAACCTGCCGGAGGACACCGCACAGTTCAAAATAATTGAACTGGCCGAAGGCGATACCGGTTTTTACAGCAAGGGTATGTTCATATTGAACCGCGTGGTGAAAAACCCGGATAACGAAAAATATCATTTCAAACCCGATGACTTGGCCCTGATGGCCGACATTACCTTCATCAGTAAAGACAGCATGCATTACAAGGCCTCGCCGCTGGTGCACATAGACCAATACGGACTGAACCAGGTGGATGATACCGTGTATGCACAAAACCTGTACGTGAAATTTGCAGGGGTAACCGAGAATAAAGCCAGGATCGGTATCAAAGAATCGGATATGATCATTGAGTATGTAACCCTTAAGGCATATATATTCCCGCACATTAACCTGGTATGGCTGGGTCTCATCATCATGTCCATCGGCATTGTCATGAGCGCTGTTCAGCGGGCTAAGCTTTCGCCTTTTTATGGCGCACTGGCTTTGATAGCTTCCGCTGCCGGGCTATTCTATATGTTTCTTTTAGCAAATTAG
- the bshB1 gene encoding bacillithiol biosynthesis deacetylase BshB1: MKLDLLAFGVHPDDVELSCAGVLLLEKKNGKKTGVIDLTEGELGTRGTAQTRKQEAADAAKILGVDIRENLGMADGFFENNETHQRKIITALRAYRPEIVLCNAVEDRHPDHGRSSKLVADAAFLSGLMKIGTEQNGKPQTAWRPKYVFSYIQDRMLQPDFVIDISDVFDRKIEAIKAYRTQFHTGDAEGPSTYISTPDFLDSVVYRHKWFGKMIGVRYAEGFRSEKMIGLKNFDALIKENT; this comes from the coding sequence ATGAAGTTAGACCTACTTGCCTTTGGCGTTCACCCCGATGATGTGGAACTGAGTTGTGCGGGTGTTTTGCTGCTGGAAAAGAAGAATGGCAAAAAGACCGGGGTCATTGACCTTACGGAAGGAGAACTGGGTACAAGGGGAACAGCCCAGACCCGGAAGCAGGAAGCTGCCGATGCGGCAAAGATCCTGGGTGTTGACATAAGAGAGAACCTGGGCATGGCTGATGGATTTTTTGAGAATAACGAAACGCACCAGCGAAAGATAATAACAGCGCTGAGAGCCTACCGGCCAGAAATCGTTCTTTGTAATGCCGTAGAAGACCGCCACCCCGATCATGGGCGTTCTTCAAAATTAGTGGCCGATGCAGCCTTTCTTTCCGGACTGATGAAGATCGGTACGGAACAGAACGGGAAACCGCAAACAGCCTGGCGGCCGAAATACGTTTTCAGTTATATCCAGGACCGGATGCTGCAGCCCGATTTCGTGATCGACATATCGGATGTATTTGACCGGAAGATTGAGGCAATAAAAGCATACCGGACGCAGTTTCATACAGGGGATGCGGAAGGCCCCAGCACCTATATTTCCACGCCGGATTTTTTAGACAGCGTGGTATACCGCCACAAGTGGTTCGGAAAAATGATCGGGGTGAGATATGCAGAAGGATTCCGGTCTGAAAAAATGATCGGCCTGAAGAATTTCGACGCCTTAATAAAAGAAAATACCTAA
- a CDS encoding cytochrome c maturation protein CcmE: MKRTHIIILVAIAALIVTLIIFSAGDFSTYDTINSAKEKQGKYVHLIARVDNTQPIEYDPLNNPNYLSFYAVDSLGGKTKVIFRNSKPTDLEKSERIVMKGKMQADHFECNDILLKCPSKYKDDKKQLEKTINAGSKN; this comes from the coding sequence ATGAAAAGAACACATATCATAATCCTGGTAGCCATTGCCGCCCTCATCGTTACCCTCATCATTTTTTCAGCAGGTGATTTCTCCACGTACGATACCATTAATTCTGCAAAAGAGAAGCAGGGCAAATACGTTCATCTCATTGCCAGGGTCGACAATACCCAACCCATTGAATACGACCCGCTGAACAACCCCAACTACCTTTCCTTTTATGCAGTGGATAGCCTGGGGGGAAAGACAAAAGTGATCTTCCGCAACAGCAAACCCACCGACCTGGAAAAGAGCGAACGCATCGTGATGAAAGGAAAAATGCAGGCCGATCATTTTGAATGCAATGATATTTTACTGAAATGCCCGAGCAAGTACAAGGATGATAAAAAGCAGCTGGAGAAGACGATCAATGCAGGGAGTAAGAATTAA